The proteins below are encoded in one region of Serratia symbiotica:
- a CDS encoding immunity 8 family protein gives MKAELKTLGNDLCDLDVYFPEEIDNFIMSLTLTIGPVNETGSNYFYIRVCTPEWLCKHHWLPELMRHTLLVRKYDLDEITKTITDYIDQCEGNDWMEIAQKLSRVFAWEYEDYQP, from the coding sequence ATGAAAGCAGAATTAAAAACATTGGGAAATGATTTATGCGATCTGGATGTCTATTTTCCAGAAGAAATTGATAATTTTATTATGTCATTAACTCTGACAATAGGCCCTGTGAATGAAACAGGAAGCAATTATTTTTATATAAGGGTCTGCACCCCGGAATGGCTCTGTAAGCACCACTGGCTGCCGGAACTGATGCGGCATACGCTTCTGGTACGTAAATATGATCTGGATGAAATCACCAAAACCATCACCGATTATATCGATCAGTGCGAAGGTAACGACTGGATGGAGATAGCGCAAAAGCTCTCCCGCGTCTTTGCCTGGGAATATGAAGATTACCAGCCGTAA
- a CDS encoding hemagglutinin repeat-containing protein, whose translation MNKNLYRIVFNTARGMLMVVPDIAGAGRAGAASSPSGSGHTLSQVIGKVHGVCFALLLALGAIQSVQAGIVADGSAPGNQQPTIISSANGTPQVNIQTPSAEGVSRNVYSQFDVEAKGVVLNNSALNSQTQIAGMITANPWLAKGEAKVILNEVNARDPSQLNGFIEVAGQKAQVVIANPAGITCSGCGFINANRATLTTGQAQMLNGQLTGYNVERGEIVVQGNGLDSSLQDHTDLIARSVRINAGVWANDLAVTTGRNSVDAAHQSVSAKTTDGSPRPYVAVDVSQLGGMYANKILLRGTETGVGVHNAGVLNAIAGDVVVNADGTLTNSGAMTASQTIQVTTTGDINNSGKLYAGTDTQVQSRGALTNSGIIAAAQNTTLTSATLNSTAQGVLAAGMASDGKLGTSGNLTLNSQGQLTANGQNSAAGHLSASGTALDFSGSQTYGNNIDLQATVSDIRTARANLAATQTLAARTGGMLNNDGGKLSADQLSLTAKALSNQQGTVQQLGQQDLMLSHAGGINNRAGTIASNSKNLTLITANLNNQQGTIVHAGDGTLVIQAAQMNGDKGAVLSNGSLALSGTRLQLDNTTTQAGNITLNAGSLSHRDGQMTQTGSGTLNLNVTDLFDNLHGKIFSNGALSLTAGTLNNQQGQLIAADKHDLTLTLNGALNNRDGLIAADGRLTSLSGAVDNTGGLMQGGSTLSLDSRGAEVLNRNSGAQGGMVSAGDIQLLTGNLDNSHGQIAANTLNAQTGTINNAAGKIVADNGLMLSSGALNNQAGSVQSGAALTLNTHSQTIDNSASGLIGATGALSLSSGALDNRRGKLVGSGNTALHTGLLDNRGGQLASLSNLSLLNTGLLNDDGGLLQSAADLLIDTQGGKLSNAHSGDQGKITSQGNLTLKTGAWDNQQGVLISNQQLTLIAGAVDNREGQIVALGSIHAVTQALNNAWGTLQSGQTLQWNTQGYALDNQNGTLSAQRDLSLATADVNNQQGLLASGGAMSLNTTVFDNSQQGNLFSKGTLDLTASQINSQQGQLQALGNMTLNAAQAVIDNRAGRIQGALNVTLNAATILNQNTLGAQSGIQGGSLMLNAVDVDNNRGALRVDDALMLNLSGNLNNTSGLLSAQNRLQTQAQQVINSAGAMEAGQQLTLNSGTLTGDGSLLSLGDMSLTLTQDFFNTGSVQANHDLSLTTQGNLRNQSLIQAGNQLDLTATNLLNSATAEISAGTTQVTATQTLTNYGLIDGFYTRINGATVSNIGSGRIYGDALAIGAGTLNNLAENGQAATIAARQRLDLGVGTLNNRDHALVFSNGALAIGGTLNGDYQAIGQGGVLNNHSATFESAGDMALNIGKINNINDHFSVEKNVLVSQEHISEYEVAYLNNGVRYSDKDYRIYIYQSEVNILCIEGVICGTSDADGFTHYDYLRTITEDRVKESDPGKIIAGGNLGINANSVLNDKSQIIAGGSLALQAGSLDNVEVAANRQISDVGNAINYWREHHKGADEGKSDTTDYQPPTVIQGITLKLSSLLEYTQGQGSNRVIEGQRKAEINGDIQGADPLTNGSIAGPVAGNLLPVVPGAITLPAGKTFEVSLGGSGKVVRLVGPNTHLPDNSLFQTHPQSSHYLVETDPRFTNQKQWLGSDYMMQALTTDPDNVLKRLGDGYYEQRLIREQVIALTGSRYLAGFQSDEEQYKALMNSGVEFGKKYNLTLGVALTAEQMALLSGDIVWLVAKTVTLPDGSTQQVLVPQVYATVKAGDLDGSGALLAGKNVGLKLSGDLTNSGRINGQQSTQILAENINNLGGLIQGNDVALKARTDINNVGGVIAGQQSLAATAGRDINATTTTRSAESAGGDFARNTLDRVAGLYVQKADGTLALQAGRDVNLTAAQVVNSGEGGSTTLAARRDLNLNTVTTGSKDNLNWGDNWQHHASSQQLGSEVVGAGNVQLGAGHDVNITAGKLSAGQQLGVLAGNDTNIQHGNDTATLDQHYKATGSSGLLSKTTTESRDTLSQQTATSSQLSGDSVKMQAGHDLTLSGSSVVATQDVTLSAGNNLNLQAAREQREETHQLQEKKSGLSGTGGIGFSYGTSSVKTTDDGKSQSSIGSTVGSTQGNVTLNAGNKLAVQGSEVLAAKDINLTGKEVAILAAENPSIQKHLVEQKQSGLTLALSGTVGSAVNAAVSSAHQASKESSGRLAALQGMKSALSGVQAVQANQLREAGDEKTSVIGLNLSYGSQSSKSEQSTTQSQSQSSRLTAGNNLNIHATGTDINVQGSQLQAGKDINLNAARDVNLHSAQNTQTVDGKNESHGGSVGVGVNFGQGKNGLTLNASVNKEQGSESGNILVHSESTVNAGNHLHLTSGRDTTLTGAQVSGDKVTMNVGHNLTLTSERDSDNYDSKQQNVSAGGSIGFGSASGSLNLSRDKMHSTYGSVQEQTGVFAGKGGFDITVGKHSQLNGAVIGSTASADKNKLNTGTLGFSQIENQADYQVEHQGVGISSGGSVGGQLAGNMANGVLTGVNGNGSASSTTQSAVSEGKITIRDKDKQVQHVEALSRDVEHANPGLEKIFDKEREQNRLREAQLIGEIGSQAIDIAATQGKLLATKAGKAELEAKGIKAPGKEATAEERAAYDKLLTRSSAYKATQAQWGTGSAIQQGVQAATAAIQGLAGGNLAQALSGAVAPYLAEQIHKLAPNEASRAMAHAVVGAVTAYASGNNAAAGAAGAVSGELMAQLVMKQLYPGRDVSDLNESERKTISMLGTLAAGLAGGVTGNSTSDVLAGAQAGKNAVENNYLSQKQQAQKDKEIADCQTVACKAGAQAKWTAIDLGQDGSFAAGMVAGVPAGLYDAVDSIVKTASSPQETYDALKSLFNSGDVLGNVSDAVKQSYIDRINRMETEYQKAGASGSFNAGVEGGKLVTDIAGLLAGGAGVVKGGAVLTEKVVAKVAGKAESAAANTGKVTSGAENAATYPKLKDELVQQNLNNIAKQDPRLAAVVQGDNGKLNYGVGSGSVSEADHLGKIWVGDGAIPTTDGKGLVSVDGLRVYRYPDAKPNAPVHLNPTGTQANFETYKINPATGERVRVGNGHMSINK comes from the coding sequence GTGAACAAGAATCTCTATCGCATCGTTTTTAATACCGCCCGTGGCATGCTGATGGTGGTGCCCGATATCGCCGGGGCTGGCCGCGCGGGGGCCGCGTCATCGCCCTCCGGTAGCGGCCACACCCTCAGCCAGGTGATCGGTAAAGTTCATGGCGTGTGCTTTGCGTTGCTGCTGGCCCTCGGGGCCATCCAGTCGGTGCAGGCGGGGATCGTTGCCGATGGTAGTGCGCCGGGCAACCAGCAGCCGACCATTATCAGCAGTGCCAATGGCACGCCGCAGGTCAATATCCAGACGCCCAGTGCAGAGGGAGTTTCCCGCAACGTCTACAGCCAGTTCGACGTTGAGGCCAAAGGTGTGGTGCTCAACAACAGTGCCCTCAATTCCCAGACCCAGATCGCCGGGATGATCACCGCCAATCCCTGGTTGGCGAAGGGTGAAGCCAAAGTGATCCTCAATGAGGTTAACGCCCGCGATCCAAGCCAGCTAAACGGCTTTATCGAAGTGGCCGGCCAGAAAGCTCAGGTGGTGATCGCCAACCCGGCAGGTATCACCTGTAGCGGCTGCGGTTTTATCAACGCCAACCGCGCCACCCTGACCACCGGCCAGGCGCAGATGCTGAACGGCCAACTGACGGGTTACAACGTCGAACGCGGCGAGATTGTGGTGCAAGGCAACGGGCTGGACAGCAGCCTGCAAGATCACACCGACCTGATCGCCCGCTCGGTCAGAATCAATGCTGGGGTGTGGGCCAATGACCTGGCAGTAACCACCGGACGCAACAGCGTGGATGCCGCACATCAGTCGGTCAGCGCTAAAACCACCGACGGCAGCCCCCGCCCGTATGTCGCTGTGGATGTGTCCCAACTGGGCGGAATGTATGCCAATAAAATCCTGCTGCGCGGCACCGAGACTGGGGTGGGCGTGCACAACGCTGGGGTGCTCAATGCCATCGCCGGTGATGTGGTGGTCAACGCTGACGGTACCCTCACCAACAGCGGAGCGATGACGGCCTCTCAGACAATCCAGGTGACGACCACCGGGGATATCAATAACAGCGGTAAACTGTACGCTGGAACAGATACCCAGGTTCAGAGCCGTGGCGCACTGACCAACAGCGGGATCATCGCGGCAGCGCAAAACACCACGCTGACTTCTGCCACCCTCAACAGCACTGCACAAGGAGTGCTGGCGGCAGGCATGGCCAGTGATGGCAAACTTGGCACCAGTGGCAATCTGACGCTGAACAGCCAGGGGCAGCTCACCGCCAATGGCCAGAACTCGGCGGCGGGCCATCTGTCGGCCAGCGGCACGGCGCTGGATTTCAGCGGCAGCCAGACCTATGGCAACAATATCGATCTTCAGGCCACGGTAAGCGATATTCGCACCGCCAGGGCCAATCTGGCAGCGACCCAGACACTCGCTGCGCGTACTGGCGGGATGCTCAATAACGACGGCGGCAAACTCAGTGCTGACCAGCTTTCACTGACCGCCAAAGCACTGTCCAACCAGCAGGGCACGGTGCAGCAGCTTGGCCAGCAAGACCTGATGCTAAGCCACGCCGGGGGTATCAACAACCGAGCGGGTACGATTGCCAGCAATAGCAAAAACCTGACGCTCATTACCGCCAACCTCAACAACCAGCAGGGCACCATTGTGCATGCTGGTGACGGTACGCTGGTCATCCAGGCAGCACAGATGAACGGTGATAAGGGTGCGGTACTGTCCAACGGCAGTCTGGCGCTCAGCGGTACCCGGTTGCAACTGGATAACACCACCACCCAGGCGGGAAATATTACCCTCAACGCCGGTAGCCTGTCGCACCGGGACGGGCAGATGACCCAGACCGGCAGTGGCACGCTGAACCTGAACGTCACCGACCTGTTCGACAATCTGCATGGGAAAATCTTCTCCAACGGGGCGTTATCGCTGACTGCCGGAACACTCAATAACCAGCAGGGCCAACTGATTGCCGCCGATAAACACGATCTGACGCTGACGCTTAACGGTGCGCTGAACAACCGGGACGGCCTGATTGCCGCCGATGGCCGTTTGACCTCGCTCAGCGGAGCGGTGGATAACACCGGTGGGCTGATGCAGGGCGGTTCCACGTTGAGTCTCGACAGTCGCGGTGCCGAAGTGCTGAACCGCAACAGCGGCGCACAGGGCGGTATGGTTAGCGCAGGTGATATACAGCTTTTGACCGGGAACCTCGACAATAGCCATGGTCAGATTGCGGCCAACACCCTGAATGCCCAAACCGGCACTATCAATAATGCCGCAGGCAAGATCGTGGCAGATAACGGACTGATGCTCAGTAGCGGCGCCCTCAACAACCAGGCAGGCAGCGTGCAGTCCGGCGCAGCGCTGACACTGAACACCCACAGCCAGACGATAGACAACTCAGCCAGTGGATTGATTGGGGCAACAGGGGCGCTGTCGCTCTCCAGTGGCGCGCTGGATAACCGGCGGGGCAAGCTGGTCGGTAGCGGTAACACCGCGTTACACACCGGGTTACTGGATAACCGTGGCGGTCAACTAGCCTCTCTCAGTAACCTGTCACTGCTGAACACCGGCCTGCTCAACGATGATGGGGGCCTGCTGCAAAGTGCCGCTGATTTGCTGATCGATACCCAGGGTGGGAAACTCAGTAACGCCCACAGTGGCGACCAAGGCAAGATCACCAGCCAGGGCAATCTGACGCTGAAAACCGGCGCATGGGATAACCAGCAGGGGGTGCTTATCAGCAACCAGCAACTAACGCTCATTGCTGGGGCAGTCGATAATCGGGAAGGCCAGATTGTGGCGCTCGGCAGTATCCATGCCGTGACGCAGGCGCTGAATAACGCCTGGGGGACGTTGCAGTCCGGCCAGACGCTACAGTGGAATACCCAGGGTTATGCACTCGATAACCAGAACGGCACCCTGAGTGCGCAGCGTGACCTGTCGCTGGCCACCGCCGATGTGAACAACCAGCAGGGGCTGCTGGCTTCCGGCGGGGCGATGTCACTTAATACCACCGTGTTCGATAACAGTCAGCAAGGCAACCTGTTCAGCAAAGGCACATTGGATCTCACCGCCAGCCAAATCAACAGCCAGCAGGGGCAGCTCCAGGCGCTGGGCAATATGACGCTTAACGCCGCCCAGGCGGTGATCGATAACAGGGCCGGGCGGATCCAGGGGGCGCTGAATGTCACCCTGAACGCCGCCACCATCCTAAACCAGAATACCCTCGGCGCACAAAGTGGTATCCAGGGCGGCAGCCTGATGCTGAATGCGGTGGATGTCGATAACAACCGGGGTGCGCTGCGCGTCGATGATGCGCTAATGCTCAATCTCAGCGGTAATCTGAACAACACCTCAGGACTGTTGAGTGCGCAGAACCGCCTGCAAACCCAGGCTCAGCAGGTCATCAACAGCGCCGGTGCCATGGAAGCGGGTCAGCAACTGACTCTCAACAGCGGTACTCTGACCGGGGATGGTTCGCTGCTGTCGCTGGGGGACATGTCGCTCACCCTGACACAGGACTTCTTCAACACCGGGTCAGTCCAGGCGAACCATGACCTGAGCTTGACCACCCAGGGCAATCTGCGCAACCAATCACTGATCCAGGCAGGCAATCAACTGGATCTGACGGCCACTAATCTGCTCAACAGTGCCACTGCTGAAATCAGCGCGGGTACCACGCAGGTAACGGCAACCCAGACCCTGACCAACTACGGCCTGATTGACGGTTTTTATACCCGGATTAACGGGGCTACCGTCAGCAATATCGGCAGTGGTCGCATTTACGGCGATGCGCTGGCGATAGGGGCTGGGACGCTGAACAACCTGGCGGAAAACGGCCAAGCCGCCACCATCGCTGCCCGACAACGGCTGGATCTCGGTGTCGGTACCTTGAATAACCGTGACCATGCGCTGGTTTTCAGCAATGGGGCGTTGGCGATTGGCGGTACCCTAAATGGCGATTATCAGGCCATCGGCCAGGGCGGTGTGCTCAACAACCACAGTGCGACTTTCGAGTCCGCCGGGGATATGGCGCTCAACATCGGGAAAATCAACAATATTAATGATCATTTCTCGGTGGAAAAAAACGTACTGGTTTCCCAGGAGCACATTTCCGAATACGAAGTGGCATACCTCAATAATGGCGTGCGCTATAGCGACAAAGACTACCGCATCTACATCTACCAGTCTGAAGTTAACATTCTGTGTATTGAAGGGGTGATCTGCGGCACCAGCGACGCTGATGGTTTTACCCATTACGACTATCTGCGCACCATCACCGAAGATCGCGTCAAAGAGAGCGACCCGGGCAAAATCATTGCCGGGGGCAATCTTGGCATCAATGCCAACAGCGTACTTAATGACAAGAGCCAGATTATCGCGGGCGGGTCACTGGCGTTGCAGGCCGGGTCGCTGGATAACGTTGAGGTGGCAGCCAACCGTCAGATCAGCGACGTGGGTAATGCCATCAACTATTGGCGTGAACACCATAAAGGTGCGGATGAAGGCAAATCGGACACAACCGATTACCAGCCACCGACGGTGATCCAGGGGATCACTCTGAAGCTGAGTTCACTGCTGGAATACACTCAAGGACAAGGTAGCAATCGGGTGATCGAGGGTCAGCGGAAGGCCGAGATCAATGGTGATATCCAAGGCGCGGATCCTCTGACGAACGGATCGATTGCCGGGCCGGTCGCGGGCAATCTGCTGCCAGTCGTGCCGGGGGCCATTACCCTGCCTGCGGGTAAAACCTTCGAGGTGAGCCTTGGGGGTTCGGGCAAGGTGGTGCGCCTGGTCGGGCCGAACACTCACCTGCCAGACAACAGCCTGTTCCAGACCCATCCGCAAAGCAGCCACTACCTGGTGGAAACCGATCCGCGCTTCACCAACCAGAAACAGTGGCTGGGTTCGGATTACATGATGCAGGCTCTTACCACCGACCCGGACAACGTACTGAAACGGCTGGGGGATGGTTATTACGAACAACGACTGATCCGTGAGCAAGTGATCGCCCTGACGGGCAGTCGCTACCTGGCCGGTTTCCAGAGTGACGAAGAACAGTACAAGGCCCTGATGAACAGCGGGGTGGAATTCGGCAAGAAATACAACCTAACCCTGGGTGTGGCGCTCACTGCCGAACAGATGGCGCTGCTCAGTGGCGATATCGTCTGGCTGGTGGCCAAAACGGTGACGCTGCCGGACGGCAGCACCCAACAGGTGCTGGTGCCACAGGTGTATGCCACCGTCAAGGCGGGTGACCTGGACGGCAGCGGTGCGCTGTTGGCAGGGAAAAATGTCGGTTTGAAGTTGAGCGGCGATCTGACCAACAGCGGGCGCATCAACGGCCAGCAGAGTACGCAGATCCTGGCGGAGAACATCAATAACCTGGGCGGGTTGATCCAGGGTAACGATGTGGCCCTGAAAGCGCGTACCGATATCAATAATGTTGGTGGAGTTATCGCCGGTCAACAGAGCCTGGCGGCCACCGCCGGGCGGGATATCAACGCCACCACCACCACCCGCAGTGCCGAGAGCGCCGGGGGCGATTTTGCGCGTAACACGCTGGATCGCGTCGCCGGGCTGTATGTGCAGAAAGCAGACGGCACGCTGGCGTTGCAAGCCGGGCGGGATGTGAATCTGACGGCGGCGCAGGTGGTCAACAGCGGTGAAGGCGGCAGCACTACCCTTGCCGCCAGGCGCGATCTGAACCTAAATACCGTTACCACTGGCAGCAAGGACAACCTCAACTGGGGTGACAACTGGCAGCACCATGCCAGTAGCCAGCAGCTCGGCAGTGAAGTTGTCGGCGCGGGTAACGTGCAACTGGGCGCTGGACACGACGTGAATATCACCGCTGGCAAGCTCTCTGCTGGGCAACAGCTTGGGGTGTTAGCAGGTAACGATACCAACATTCAGCATGGCAATGACACCGCCACACTGGATCAGCACTACAAAGCTACTGGCAGCAGCGGCCTGCTTTCCAAAACGACCACCGAATCACGGGATACCCTTAGCCAGCAAACCGCCACGAGCAGCCAGTTGAGTGGCGACAGTGTAAAAATGCAGGCCGGACACGACCTGACGCTGAGTGGCAGCAGCGTGGTCGCCACCCAGGATGTCACCCTGAGCGCAGGCAACAACTTGAATCTGCAAGCCGCCCGCGAACAGCGTGAAGAAACTCACCAGCTACAGGAGAAAAAAAGCGGCTTGTCCGGCACTGGTGGTATAGGCTTTAGTTATGGTACCAGCAGTGTCAAAACCACTGACGACGGTAAATCTCAGAGCAGCATCGGCAGCACGGTGGGCAGCACCCAGGGTAATGTCACCCTGAATGCGGGTAATAAGCTGGCGGTGCAAGGATCGGAGGTGCTGGCAGCCAAAGATATCAACCTGACTGGCAAGGAAGTGGCTATCCTGGCGGCCGAGAACCCGAGTATCCAGAAACATCTGGTGGAACAGAAACAGAGTGGGCTGACACTGGCGCTGTCCGGCACAGTGGGCAGCGCGGTGAATGCGGCGGTCTCCAGCGCTCACCAGGCCAGCAAAGAAAGCAGTGGTCGCCTGGCGGCGTTGCAGGGGATGAAGTCGGCACTGAGCGGGGTACAGGCTGTTCAGGCGAATCAACTGCGCGAAGCTGGGGATGAAAAAACCAGCGTGATAGGGCTAAACCTGTCGTATGGTAGTCAGTCGTCGAAATCTGAGCAGAGCACCACCCAGTCACAGAGCCAGAGCAGCCGCCTGACGGCGGGCAACAATCTCAACATTCACGCAACCGGCACCGATATCAACGTCCAGGGCAGCCAGTTACAGGCCGGGAAGGATATCAACCTGAATGCGGCGCGGGACGTCAACCTGCATTCTGCCCAGAACACCCAGACGGTGGACGGCAAGAACGAAAGCCACGGCGGTTCCGTGGGTGTGGGCGTGAACTTCGGCCAGGGCAAAAATGGCCTGACGCTGAATGCCAGCGTCAACAAGGAGCAGGGCAGTGAAAGTGGCAACATCTTGGTGCATAGCGAGAGCACGGTGAACGCTGGTAACCACCTGCACCTCACCAGTGGGCGTGACACCACCCTGACGGGTGCGCAGGTGAGCGGCGACAAAGTGACGATGAATGTCGGCCACAACCTGACATTGACCAGCGAGCGCGATAGCGACAACTACGACTCGAAACAGCAGAATGTAAGCGCGGGCGGTAGCATCGGTTTTGGTTCGGCCAGTGGTTCGCTCAATCTGAGCCGTGACAAAATGCACAGCACCTACGGCAGCGTGCAGGAACAGACAGGGGTGTTTGCCGGCAAAGGCGGGTTTGATATCACTGTAGGTAAGCATAGCCAGTTGAACGGTGCGGTGATCGGCTCGACGGCCAGTGCGGATAAGAATAAGCTCAATACTGGCACCTTGGGCTTCAGCCAAATCGAGAACCAGGCTGATTACCAGGTGGAGCACCAGGGCGTGGGTATCAGCTCGGGCGGTAGCGTTGGCGGGCAGCTTGCAGGGAACATGGCGAACGGGGTGCTGACCGGGGTGAACGGCAACGGCAGCGCCAGCTCGACCACACAATCGGCGGTGAGTGAAGGTAAGATTACCATTCGCGACAAAGACAAGCAGGTTCAGCATGTAGAAGCGCTGAGCCGGGATGTAGAGCATGCGAATCCGGGGCTGGAAAAAATCTTTGATAAGGAGCGTGAGCAGAACCGGCTGCGTGAAGCGCAGTTGATAGGGGAAATCGGCAGCCAGGCGATAGATATTGCGGCGACGCAAGGCAAGCTCCTGGCCACAAAGGCGGGTAAAGCGGAACTGGAGGCGAAAGGCATCAAGGCCCCGGGCAAGGAGGCGACAGCAGAAGAGCGAGCGGCATATGACAAGTTACTCACCCGTTCTTCCGCCTACAAAGCCACGCAAGCGCAATGGGGTACAGGTAGCGCGATCCAGCAAGGCGTTCAGGCGGCGACGGCAGCGATCCAGGGGCTGGCAGGGGGTAATCTGGCCCAGGCGCTGAGTGGTGCCGTAGCGCCATACCTGGCAGAGCAGATCCATAAACTGGCCCCGAACGAAGCCAGCCGAGCGATGGCCCACGCGGTAGTGGGTGCGGTCACCGCTTATGCCAGTGGCAACAATGCAGCGGCAGGGGCTGCGGGTGCCGTCAGTGGCGAACTGATGGCACAGCTTGTCATGAAGCAGTTGTATCCAGGGCGTGACGTCAGCGATCTGAACGAAAGCGAGAGAAAGACGATCAGTATGCTGGGAACGCTGGCGGCAGGGCTTGCCGGGGGCGTGACGGGTAACAGCACCAGCGATGTATTAGCCGGTGCACAGGCAGGTAAGAATGCGGTGGAGAATAACTATCTGAGCCAGAAACAGCAGGCCCAGAAGGATAAAGAAATCGCTGACTGCCAGACCGTGGCCTGTAAAGCCGGTGCGCAGGCGAAATGGACGGCGATAGACCTGGGGCAGGACGGCAGTTTTGCGGCGGGGATGGTGGCCGGGGTGCCGGCAGGGCTGTATGACGCTGTGGACAGCATCGTGAAAACGGCCAGCAGCCCGCAGGAAACCTATGACGCCCTGAAATCGCTGTTTAACAGCGGAGATGTGCTCGGTAACGTATCGGATGCGGTGAAGCAGTCCTACATTGACCGCATCAATCGGATGGAAACGGAGTATCAGAAAGCCGGAGCCAGCGGCTCATTTAATGCGGGCGTTGAAGGCGGTAAGCTGGTAACGGATATCGCTGGGCTGCTGGCTGGCGGTGCCGGGGTGGTTAAAGGTGGCGCGGTACTGACTGAGAAGGTTGTTGCTAAGGTTGCGGGTAAAGCTGAATCAGCGGCCGCAAATACCGGTAAAGTGACCAGCGGTGCGGAGAATGCAGCGACTTATCCGAAGCTGAAAGACGAACTGGTACAGCAGAATCTGAATAATATTGCGAAGCAGGATCCGAGGCTGGCCGCAGTAGTTCAGGGTGACAATGGCAAACTGAATTATGGTGTCGGTTCAGGTTCGGTATCAGAAGCTGATCATCTTGGTAAGATTTGGGTTGGTGATGGGGCAATACCTACAACTGATGGAAAAGGGTTGGTTAGTGTTGATGGTTTAAGGGTATACCGTTACCCTGATGCAAAACCAAATGCTCCAGTACATTTAAACCCAACGGGTACGCAAGCCAACTTTGAAACATACAAAATAAATCCAGCCACCGGAGAGCGGGTGCGCGTTGGTAATGGCCATATGAGTATTAATAAATGA
- a CDS encoding toxin-activating lysine-acyltransferase: MQIGTYDVHAPLILGGDRSEAEVLGAAVWLWMHSSQHRDFPLYTLPTVLLPIIKHQHYMLVSRDANPLFFISWMWLNDQAEQRYLTSAEVQIREGDWASGNRLWIRDCIAPFGEIRAMSRLVTETLFPEHCFRSLYHRGAQRGKRVMNFKGDQVSHQQARAWRMAHPLSVSLPEYPQDRSRMLP, encoded by the coding sequence ATGCAGATAGGGACTTATGATGTGCATGCCCCGCTGATATTGGGCGGCGACCGCAGTGAAGCCGAAGTATTGGGGGCCGCCGTGTGGTTGTGGATGCATTCATCCCAGCATCGGGATTTCCCGCTGTATACATTGCCCACGGTGCTGCTGCCGATTATCAAGCACCAGCACTATATGTTGGTCAGTCGTGATGCTAACCCCCTATTTTTTATAAGCTGGATGTGGTTGAACGACCAGGCTGAACAGCGCTATCTCACCAGCGCAGAGGTGCAAATACGGGAAGGCGACTGGGCAAGCGGTAACCGTTTATGGATCCGGGACTGTATCGCTCCGTTTGGTGAAATACGCGCCATGAGTCGCCTGGTCACCGAAACGCTGTTCCCCGAACACTGTTTTCGTTCCCTTTATCACCGTGGAGCACAACGCGGTAAACGCGTGATGAATTTCAAAGGTGACCAGGTCAGCCACCAACAAGCCCGCGCCTGGCGTATGGCCCACCCATTATCTGTTTCTCTTCCCGAATACCCGCAAGACCGGTCAAGGATGTTACCGTGA